From Xyrauchen texanus isolate HMW12.3.18 chromosome 36, RBS_HiC_50CHRs, whole genome shotgun sequence, one genomic window encodes:
- the LOC127630034 gene encoding dynein light chain 2, cytoplasmic yields the protein MTDRKAVIKNADMSEDMQQDAVDCATQAMEKYNIEKDIAAYIKKEFDKKYNPTWHCIVGRNFGSYVTHETKHFIYFYLGQVAILLFKSG from the exons ATGACTGACAGAAAGGCTGTGATCAAGAATGCTGACATGTCTGAGGACATGCAGCAGGATGCAGTGGACTGTGCCACACAGGCCATGGAGAAATACAATATCGAGAAGGATATTGCGGCATACATCAAAAAG GAGTTCGATAAGAAATACAATCCTACATGGCACTGCATTGTGGGAAGGAATTTCGGCAGCTACGTGACTCATGAGACGAAACATTTCATCTACTTCTACTTGGGGCAGGTGGCCATTCTCCTGTTCAAGTCTGGCTGA